Proteins encoded within one genomic window of Ranitomeya variabilis isolate aRanVar5 chromosome 4, aRanVar5.hap1, whole genome shotgun sequence:
- the LOC143767080 gene encoding uncharacterized protein LOC143767080, which yields MGDTGPRRPSDPDRSGTTPGCVMAGIDLKDAYYHLPIHAEHQQYLRVAVILEGQDLGWIINFEKSRLKPDTTQMFLGIQLDSIQGADVRVFSDNSTTVAYVNRQGGTRSGSLMTIAGEIFQFAEIHLASLTALHIRGVENTKADYLSRNRLRQGEWSLNRTVFRLITKAWGVPQIDLFATRGNRQVERFASLNSLDHPDILDSLHHPWNFKLAYAFPPMSLVPLVIRKIRRERARVILIAPFWPKRPWFSCLQSMCLCEPWILPLDRELLFQGPFFHPQVKGLHLTAWNLSCSY from the exons atgggagacaccGGACCACGAcgtccatcggacccggaccgcagcgggaccacccctgg gtgtgtcatggccgggatagacctaaaagacgcttactatcaccttcccatacatgccgaacaccagcagtatctaagagtagcggtcatcctggagggacag gacttgggttggattatcaacttcgaaaagtccagattgaagccagacactactcaaatgtttctagggatccagctggactcc attcaaggagcagatgtaagagttttctcagacaactccaccacagtggcctatgtaaaccgtcagggcggtacacggtcaggaagtctgatgaccatcgcaggggagATCTTCCAGTTCGCAGAGATTCATCTGGCAtctctaacagccctacacatcagaggagtagagaataccaaagcggactacctcagtcgaaacaggctgcgccagggagaatggtccttaaacagaaccGTGTTCCGATTAATAACAAaagcatggggagtgcctcagatagatctatttgccacaagaggcaacagacaggtagaaagattcgcttccctgaactccttggatcatccagacatactggactccctacaccatccttggaacttcaaactggcttacgcctttcctccaatgtctctagttccgctagtgatcaggaagatcaggagggaacgggcaagggtgatcctcatcgcacccttctggccaaagaggccgtggttctcctgcctccagagcatgtgtctatgcgagccatggattcttccattggacagggaactactgttccaggggccgtttttccacccgcaagtgaaagggcttcacttgacagCATGGAACTTGAGCTGCAGTTACTAA